In one window of Synergistes jonesii DNA:
- a CDS encoding ethanolamine utilization protein EutH yields the protein MDTNTAVMSLVAAFLCLACADKFMGNRFGLGALIDEGFYTLGALAPIMIGMITLSPVIARTLYPTASRVLPLIKADPSLFVGAVLANDCGGAALAMNICRSREAGLLNGAIVASMMGASIGVIPIVLAAVDAERRRYAVLGLLIGFIAIPPSALISGLIAGMDGGVLFYNLLPIAVLAAMIAAALLYAQSCTVRIMIFLGKAILFVALFGFAASAVAALTGVSVIQGMAPIEEAFVILGQIGVALAGIFPLLHLLKRALNRHLPRLSSAMKVNDISVIGLITTSANFFPVIPMLNKMTPRGVIVNMAFAVPAAYAIGDHLGFTAGFERSLLFPLAAGKLSGGLLAVMAALWYCDHVSLNE from the coding sequence GTGGATACAAATACGGCCGTGATGTCGCTGGTGGCGGCGTTTCTCTGCTTAGCCTGCGCAGATAAATTTATGGGAAACAGATTCGGGCTCGGCGCCCTCATCGACGAAGGTTTTTATACGCTGGGGGCGCTGGCGCCGATAATGATAGGGATGATCACTCTTTCTCCGGTGATCGCCCGGACGCTTTATCCCACAGCGTCACGGGTGCTGCCGCTGATAAAGGCCGACCCGTCGCTCTTTGTAGGCGCGGTATTGGCAAATGACTGCGGGGGGGCGGCGCTTGCCATGAACATCTGCCGTTCACGCGAGGCGGGGTTGCTCAACGGAGCGATAGTGGCCTCTATGATGGGGGCCTCGATTGGCGTTATTCCAATAGTGCTTGCCGCAGTGGACGCGGAAAGACGGCGATATGCGGTTTTAGGGCTGCTGATAGGATTTATTGCGATACCGCCGTCTGCCTTGATCTCCGGATTGATCGCCGGGATGGACGGGGGCGTGTTGTTTTATAACCTGCTGCCCATCGCGGTCCTGGCGGCCATGATCGCCGCGGCGCTGCTTTACGCACAGTCGTGCACGGTCAGAATTATGATATTCTTGGGAAAAGCGATACTATTCGTCGCCCTCTTCGGCTTTGCCGCCTCGGCGGTCGCTGCGCTTACCGGCGTCAGCGTTATCCAAGGGATGGCTCCTATAGAGGAGGCGTTCGTGATACTCGGGCAGATCGGCGTCGCGCTGGCGGGGATATTCCCGCTGCTCCATCTGTTGAAAAGGGCGCTCAACAGACATTTGCCGCGCCTCTCCTCCGCTATGAAGGTGAATGATATTTCCGTGATCGGACTTATAACCACGTCGGCAAATTTTTTCCCCGTTATACCGATGCTTAATAAGATGACGCCGAGAGGCGTGATCGTCAACATGGCCTTTGCGGTTCCGGCTGCCTACGCGATAGGGGACCACCTGGGCTTCACGGCCGGCTTCGAACGCTCGCTGCTATTCCCGCTGGCGGCCGGCAAACTGTCGGGAGGCCTCCTGGCGGTCATGGCGGCTCTGTGGTATTGCGACCACGTATCTTTGAACGAGTAA
- a CDS encoding saccharopine dehydrogenase family protein, with translation MKKALVLGCGLVGKTVALDLAKDFEVSVMDPYEKALASLAERDDIKKIRKPADDAAALREAAKEVDVVCGLLPSHLEGASQKQILEMGKKYVSPSGYLHSEGMDAIAKRTGAVAVFDMGIAPGMSNYLVARGAAMVDELDFGCIYVGGIPEKLDPPFNYRTVFCLEDTMNEYCMPAKYVKDYKLAEAPALSGLEEIDFPGVGRLEAFFTDGLRSAALNVKGRFVAEKTMRWPGYVDAINIMKAAGCFDKEPVVVDGKEVIPFNVTTELFRPRWTLRPEKGDRDLTVMRVVAKGPKGGKYVTNCWDLVDRFDEKLMLHSMARTTGYACSTTARAVANGMISAPGFHAPEELAGDDAFYDYLMPELAKYDIVFKHSVLTEEK, from the coding sequence ATGAAGAAAGCATTAGTTTTGGGCTGCGGGCTGGTCGGCAAGACGGTTGCGCTTGATTTGGCGAAGGATTTTGAAGTGTCCGTGATGGATCCCTATGAGAAGGCGCTGGCCTCTCTGGCGGAGAGGGACGATATAAAAAAGATCCGCAAGCCGGCCGACGACGCGGCCGCCCTCCGCGAGGCGGCTAAGGAAGTGGATGTCGTCTGCGGGCTGCTGCCGAGCCACCTTGAAGGCGCTTCTCAGAAACAGATTCTCGAGATGGGGAAGAAGTACGTCAGCCCCAGCGGATACCTCCACAGCGAGGGGATGGACGCGATCGCGAAGCGTACCGGCGCCGTGGCCGTCTTCGATATGGGGATCGCCCCCGGCATGTCGAACTACCTCGTCGCCCGCGGCGCTGCTATGGTCGACGAACTCGATTTCGGCTGCATATATGTCGGCGGTATCCCGGAAAAGCTCGATCCGCCCTTCAATTACCGCACCGTCTTCTGTCTGGAGGACACGATGAACGAATATTGCATGCCGGCCAAATATGTGAAAGATTATAAGCTGGCGGAGGCCCCCGCGCTCAGCGGCCTTGAGGAGATAGACTTCCCCGGCGTCGGCAGGCTCGAGGCCTTCTTCACCGACGGGCTCCGTTCGGCCGCGCTGAACGTCAAAGGCCGCTTCGTAGCCGAAAAAACCATGCGCTGGCCCGGTTATGTCGACGCCATCAATATAATGAAGGCGGCCGGCTGCTTCGATAAGGAGCCGGTGGTCGTCGACGGCAAAGAGGTTATTCCTTTCAACGTCACCACGGAGCTGTTCCGTCCGCGCTGGACGCTTCGGCCGGAAAAAGGAGACCGCGACCTTACCGTCATGAGGGTGGTGGCCAAGGGGCCTAAGGGCGGCAAATATGTTACGAACTGCTGGGATTTGGTCGACCGCTTCGACGAAAAGCTGATGCTCCATTCGATGGCGCGCACCACCGGCTACGCCTGCTCGACGACCGCCAGGGCGGTCGCGAACGGCATGATATCGGCGCCGGGCTTCCACGCTCCGGAGGAGCTTGCGGGCGACGACGCTTTCTACGACTACCTCATGCCCGAGCTGGCGAAGTATGACATCGTCTTCAAGCACAGCGTGCTGACAGAAGAAAAATAA
- a CDS encoding alanine/glycine:cation symporter family protein: protein MEQFLDSVVGILWGPTLLVGLLGTGLYFSVITRFWQLRHFFDSFRFCFLPDKKGELLPADKSRVTPYQAACVAIAGSIGSGNIGGVASAIALGGPGVLFWMWMTALVGMMTKMAEVTLAVYYRKQDPDGKKTGGPLFYIEKGLGRRFKFWGIFSVLFTVGIFMQLILAPEAYTVGESLHEMTGFRVIYLSAFFCLMCALVIWGGLKRVIGFASFMMPFMSILYIVFGAYIIVINAVHIPAAVALIVKSAFTPVAAVGGFAGASFMLAARTGIARGLFSNEAGWGTSPMVHATADNRHPVEQGMWGVMEVFVDTIVVCTVTGLVIVLTGEWSSGVSGSTLTINAFAHGLGKKFAAYFIAISLFLFSWTTVTGWYSYFHSILEYVFKNNMPVRKAALWILRITTPFFGLIMAYMIDVLNTNVSYAWLIVDISSSVPTYVNLIVLLLLSGTFVAILKDYEGAGKLFGLGEYSEVKVD, encoded by the coding sequence ATGGAGCAATTCTTAGATTCTGTCGTAGGGATTTTATGGGGCCCCACTTTACTCGTCGGGCTCCTGGGCACGGGGCTGTACTTCAGCGTAATAACCAGGTTCTGGCAGCTAAGGCATTTCTTTGACTCGTTTCGTTTTTGTTTTCTTCCCGATAAAAAAGGCGAACTGCTGCCCGCCGACAAAAGTCGGGTAACTCCGTATCAGGCGGCCTGCGTCGCTATAGCCGGCAGCATAGGTTCGGGCAATATCGGCGGCGTGGCGAGCGCGATAGCGCTCGGCGGCCCAGGGGTACTTTTCTGGATGTGGATGACCGCGCTGGTGGGCATGATGACGAAGATGGCGGAGGTCACTCTGGCCGTCTACTATAGGAAACAGGATCCGGACGGAAAAAAGACCGGCGGGCCGTTGTTCTATATCGAAAAGGGACTTGGCCGCAGGTTTAAGTTCTGGGGGATATTCTCCGTTTTATTTACCGTGGGAATCTTTATGCAGCTCATCCTCGCCCCCGAAGCCTATACGGTAGGGGAGTCGCTGCATGAGATGACTGGCTTCAGAGTCATTTATCTCTCGGCCTTCTTCTGTCTCATGTGCGCCTTGGTCATCTGGGGCGGCTTGAAGAGGGTCATAGGATTTGCCTCCTTCATGATGCCCTTCATGTCCATTTTATATATCGTCTTCGGCGCATATATTATCGTTATAAACGCTGTGCACATCCCTGCCGCGGTAGCTTTGATCGTAAAGTCCGCCTTTACCCCGGTCGCCGCGGTCGGCGGTTTCGCGGGGGCCTCTTTCATGCTGGCGGCGCGCACCGGCATCGCCCGCGGGCTCTTCAGCAATGAGGCCGGATGGGGAACTAGCCCCATGGTGCATGCCACGGCGGACAACAGGCACCCCGTAGAGCAGGGGATGTGGGGCGTAATGGAGGTCTTCGTCGATACTATAGTTGTGTGCACGGTCACGGGGCTGGTCATCGTGCTGACCGGCGAATGGAGCTCCGGCGTCTCCGGCTCCACGCTGACGATCAACGCCTTCGCGCACGGACTGGGGAAAAAGTTCGCGGCCTATTTCATCGCGATATCGCTCTTCCTTTTCTCTTGGACGACTGTGACGGGATGGTATTCATACTTCCATTCGATACTTGAATATGTCTTCAAGAACAATATGCCCGTAAGAAAGGCCGCGCTGTGGATACTCAGGATAACGACGCCCTTCTTCGGCCTGATAATGGCCTATATGATCGACGTATTGAATACGAATGTCTCCTATGCGTGGCTGATAGTCGATATCTCATCGTCGGTGCCGACATACGTCAACCTGATAGTGCTGCTGCTGCTCTCCGGAACCTTCGTGGCGATATTGAAAGATTACGAGGGGGCGGGTAAGCTCTTCGGCCTCGGAGAATACAGCGAAGTCAAGGTCGATTAG
- a CDS encoding lectin like domain-containing protein, whose product MKKINIKKWLVFSLACAALFSAGPARAAFVPVSAAFDEYMRDAEAPRHGNRMGGEAAYKAAGRNFGYVPSPLNWSHLDGAVYGTLRRAGREGPLPARAALPARCDLRPSMPAVRDQADFNNCWTYSAMAATESRLIGLGLASSSDIRLSEWYITYYAYNAGDGFVPFSNPSAKPYYLVGGDDWRAVALLGRGTGSLPELDAPTPASHGEVYTPAPKPRKYKLNNAFYLGSGGSREVPLSAARREMIKRAMLEYGAVSVGVYQFSDNDQSREDAGRSVFSEDGLSYYTGLGYDGADEIGGAAADFVPNHAVALVGWDDDYPKERFAKDNRPRENGAWIVRNSWGSGWGDAGYYYVSYEEGTLYDGVAYDSSAALSGERVYQYDPLGCVRWFSPHEENEEGNISYFANIFAAAGDDRISSVAFYVPSPGNRYEISVYKDCGGSPIGGSLASATDADGLVPGYNSVTLAAPVDVAAGTKFSVVVKAAVEADGYKYTVPVECRVSGYSEMAAAARGEGWFSKDGVSFYDIADADGKGTVSVCLKAFGERQHTARGAAIELPGEVTVDAEAGAAASAAALSAARREEREREVMKALREERVIGVAADKNVDLKGVFAMTVEHTGGPASFAVPLSTELEFLGVPYVILRGNNSGGFSALPAEYLTGKLSFSVGDLNEYFSEAYITVADVRDSVPPGRSSEGGGCAAATCASALALLAPLALAGRGRRGRRP is encoded by the coding sequence ATGAAGAAAATAAATATAAAAAAATGGCTGGTGTTTTCGCTCGCATGTGCGGCGCTTTTCTCGGCGGGGCCGGCACGGGCGGCCTTCGTTCCTGTGAGCGCTGCTTTCGACGAATATATGAGGGATGCCGAAGCTCCCCGCCATGGAAACAGGATGGGTGGAGAGGCCGCATATAAAGCCGCGGGCCGGAATTTCGGCTACGTACCTTCGCCGCTGAATTGGTCGCATCTTGACGGCGCCGTCTACGGCACGCTCCGGCGCGCCGGTCGAGAAGGGCCGCTCCCGGCCCGCGCAGCGCTGCCGGCCCGCTGTGATCTGCGTCCCTCCATGCCGGCAGTGAGGGATCAGGCCGACTTCAACAATTGCTGGACCTACAGCGCTATGGCCGCCACGGAATCCCGCCTGATAGGGCTGGGGCTCGCTTCCTCCTCCGATATCAGGCTTTCGGAATGGTATATCACCTATTACGCCTACAATGCCGGCGACGGCTTTGTCCCCTTCTCCAACCCGAGCGCCAAGCCCTATTACCTCGTGGGCGGCGACGACTGGCGCGCCGTGGCGCTGCTGGGACGCGGCACAGGTTCGCTGCCGGAGCTCGACGCTCCGACGCCGGCCTCGCACGGCGAAGTATATACGCCGGCGCCGAAGCCGAGGAAATATAAGCTCAACAACGCGTTCTACCTGGGCAGCGGCGGTTCACGGGAGGTCCCGCTCTCGGCGGCGCGGCGCGAGATGATCAAAAGGGCGATGCTGGAGTACGGGGCCGTCTCCGTAGGCGTCTACCAGTTCAGCGACAACGACCAGTCGCGCGAAGATGCCGGCCGCAGCGTATTTTCTGAAGACGGCCTATCGTATTACACGGGGCTGGGATATGATGGTGCGGACGAAATAGGCGGGGCCGCAGCCGATTTTGTACCCAACCACGCCGTCGCTTTGGTCGGCTGGGACGACGATTACCCGAAGGAGAGATTTGCGAAAGACAACCGTCCGCGAGAAAACGGCGCCTGGATAGTCCGCAACAGCTGGGGAAGCGGCTGGGGAGACGCAGGCTATTACTACGTCTCCTACGAAGAGGGGACGCTCTACGACGGCGTCGCGTACGATAGCTCCGCCGCCCTTTCGGGCGAGCGGGTATACCAGTATGACCCGCTCGGCTGCGTCCGCTGGTTCTCGCCGCACGAAGAGAATGAAGAGGGGAATATCTCTTATTTTGCGAATATCTTTGCGGCGGCGGGAGACGACAGGATATCGTCGGTCGCCTTTTATGTCCCTTCGCCGGGCAACAGATATGAGATAAGCGTTTATAAAGACTGCGGGGGTTCGCCGATCGGCGGCAGCCTTGCCTCGGCGACGGATGCCGACGGCCTCGTCCCGGGCTATAACAGCGTAACGCTCGCAGCTCCGGTTGACGTCGCCGCGGGGACGAAGTTTTCCGTCGTCGTGAAGGCGGCGGTAGAAGCCGACGGCTACAAATATACCGTCCCCGTAGAGTGCCGCGTTTCCGGATATTCCGAAATGGCCGCGGCGGCGCGCGGCGAGGGTTGGTTCTCAAAAGACGGTGTGAGTTTCTATGACATAGCCGACGCCGACGGGAAGGGAACTGTGAGCGTCTGTCTCAAAGCCTTCGGCGAGCGGCAGCATACGGCGAGGGGCGCGGCCATAGAACTTCCCGGCGAGGTGACGGTCGACGCCGAAGCAGGAGCTGCGGCCTCTGCTGCCGCCCTTTCAGCGGCAAGGCGCGAAGAGCGGGAACGAGAAGTGATGAAGGCTCTGCGCGAAGAGCGCGTAATCGGCGTCGCCGCCGACAAGAACGTCGATCTCAAAGGAGTCTTTGCGATGACGGTCGAACATACGGGCGGCCCGGCCTCGTTCGCCGTACCGCTCTCCACGGAGCTGGAATTCTTGGGCGTCCCCTACGTGATCCTCCGCGGAAACAATAGCGGCGGATTCTCCGCCCTGCCCGCGGAATATCTGACGGGGAAGCTCTCTTTCTCCGTCGGCGATCTTAACGAATATTTTTCGGAGGCATATATAACGGTCGCGGACGTTCGGGATTCCGTGCCGCCCGGTCGGTCGTCGGAGGGCGGTGGCTGTGCCGCAGCTACCTGCGCGTCGGCGCTGGCGCTGCTGGCGCCGCTTGCGCTGGCGGGAAGGGGACGGCGGGGCCGGAGGCCGTAG
- a CDS encoding TetR/AcrR family transcriptional regulator gives MDNCDIGTQRNIIEAGRREFLEKGFRGASLRRIVKEAGVTTGAFYGYYKSKEELFDALAGGAARAFLDKFTEAQRTFAALPPAEQPDGMGRISAECMTWMVDYIYAHFDEFKLLLCCAEGTKHERFLHTLVEMEVEATHRFIEVLKGLGRGASYIDRQLEHILVSGLFSAFFEPVLHDMPREKALLYTEELREFYSAGWRKILGL, from the coding sequence GTGGATAATTGCGACATAGGAACACAGCGGAATATTATTGAGGCCGGCAGGCGAGAATTTCTGGAGAAGGGATTCCGCGGCGCGTCGCTGCGCCGCATCGTCAAAGAGGCGGGCGTGACCACGGGCGCCTTTTACGGCTATTATAAAAGCAAAGAGGAACTCTTCGACGCTTTGGCCGGCGGAGCCGCAAGAGCCTTTCTGGACAAATTCACCGAAGCCCAGAGGACTTTCGCCGCCCTGCCGCCGGCCGAGCAGCCCGACGGCATGGGGCGGATCAGCGCAGAGTGCATGACGTGGATGGTCGACTACATCTACGCGCACTTTGACGAATTCAAGCTGCTCTTGTGCTGCGCCGAGGGGACAAAGCATGAGCGCTTTCTGCACACGCTGGTGGAGATGGAGGTGGAGGCGACGCACCGCTTCATCGAAGTGCTGAAAGGGCTGGGGCGCGGTGCGTCCTACATCGACCGACAGCTGGAGCACATCCTGGTCAGCGGCCTCTTTTCCGCGTTCTTCGAGCCTGTGCTGCACGACATGCCGCGGGAAAAGGCCCTCCTGTACACGGAGGAGCTGCGGGAATTTTACAGTGCGGGGTGGCGGAAAATATTGGGGCTTTGA